A single genomic interval of Thermoplasmata archaeon harbors:
- a CDS encoding NosD domain-containing protein encodes MKVSIILFIGILLSTPTGLYGISSTGYDTRAVHTPIYIDGNSNFTYANGVVGGSGTPTDPYVIQNWEISCSEAHGIWVANTSLYFVIRHVTIWAENLSSFYGVYLTNLTNARIENVTVKNTMTGFAIFGVSNVVITSISASDCNFGLNFFGVSQIDLKNSNFKNNTNAACVLAQSENLQISNLEILNSGVRLIGVNNSQVSGCNFETDEGYALSLEDCCAVTIQNNVFYNCSLLLIGEENWAYNTHTITGNTVNGKGVLYVKNQTGQTISGTYGEIILASTTDSTISNTTMCSGDVLIEVANCQRINLNSISLRSAENGIYCIGSTNIHLIEISASDVDNGVIMLDSTSLSVENSRFTNASTGISFVSTTAATVSNSIFENSTYGIIGHQSTNIGLNSLTLKSNTQAVSFMATENSQIRDSKFIRNDISIKFVNSRTTTISRNLFIGTTHYAITLDASSTNNTIAENAFLLNHYGMTQCSDNGVKNNWYIGTRGNFWDDWTSLDANNDTIVDFPYPIDGQSGSYDNYPLAINPIPQTLSVTWYISSQEIYTNEYVSFTIYVSCFEIGIPNAYVEFFPTLGNVTALSYTDENGALSGTYTSGNEPGIENISVKILRPGFVTKTIGIPINILEYPHLQINLFPEAYALYGGENTTVVVVVHSSEKPVGEAILFFTVEPYAMLSESVKTTDVNGTTTIVISFPTVENQTVFRVHVNATKTGFADGSGWCDITVNPLKTLEVNISCVDKALANTSTDLTIIVKSENNTVTGVNISLTSDMNCNFTPSSGLTDLNGRFISVIKIPSLDFETKIKIYAHVRKQGYSDSFSEFEMIVGNLPQKPMNLTGEGLNGKVILRWEVSTGAKVYHVYRSDKQGGEYSLIGNTSAEGFEDTNVVNGQTYFYKICAENDFGISDWSNEIGVTPHAPGKITPGFETMLWVVAVIGVSALFYLKSKRRYKP; translated from the coding sequence ATGAAAGTGAGTATCATACTATTTATAGGAATTCTGCTGAGTACCCCCACGGGTCTATATGGGATTTCAAGCACAGGATACGATACTAGAGCTGTCCACACACCCATCTATATAGACGGTAATTCTAACTTTACCTATGCAAATGGTGTTGTAGGAGGTTCAGGTACCCCCACAGACCCCTATGTAATTCAAAATTGGGAAATAAGCTGCAGCGAAGCCCATGGGATCTGGGTTGCAAATACGAGCTTGTACTTTGTAATAAGACACGTGACAATCTGGGCAGAAAATCTCTCCAGCTTCTATGGTGTCTATCTTACCAATCTGACTAATGCAAGAATCGAGAATGTGACAGTAAAAAATACAATGACTGGTTTTGCAATTTTTGGTGTATCAAATGTGGTCATCACATCTATTTCTGCATCAGATTGCAACTTTGGACTGAACTTTTTCGGTGTATCTCAAATAGATTTGAAGAATTCAAATTTCAAAAACAACACAAATGCAGCATGTGTGCTTGCCCAGTCAGAGAATCTGCAAATTTCAAATCTAGAAATATTGAACTCGGGTGTACGTTTGATCGGCGTAAACAATTCCCAAGTTTCAGGATGTAATTTTGAAACGGATGAAGGTTATGCCCTTTCATTAGAGGACTGCTGTGCTGTGACAATCCAGAATAATGTTTTCTATAATTGCAGCCTTCTCCTCATTGGAGAAGAAAACTGGGCCTACAACACTCATACAATTACTGGAAATACTGTGAACGGAAAGGGAGTTCTATATGTAAAAAATCAGACGGGCCAGACAATTTCTGGCACTTACGGAGAAATTATTCTTGCCTCGACCACAGATTCCACAATTTCTAACACCACCATGTGTAGTGGAGATGTGCTAATTGAGGTTGCAAATTGCCAAAGGATTAACTTAAATTCAATTTCTTTAAGGTCAGCAGAAAACGGAATTTACTGTATTGGTTCTACAAATATACATTTAATTGAGATCTCCGCCAGTGATGTGGATAACGGCGTGATTATGTTAGATTCGACAAGTCTATCTGTAGAGAACTCGAGATTTACAAATGCAAGTACTGGCATTTCGTTTGTATCCACAACTGCTGCTACTGTTTCAAATTCAATTTTTGAAAACAGCACATATGGGATTATAGGACACCAGAGTACAAACATCGGCCTGAATTCCCTAACCCTTAAATCCAACACCCAAGCAGTTTCATTCATGGCCACAGAAAACTCACAGATAAGAGATTCAAAATTTATTAGAAATGATATATCAATCAAATTTGTAAATTCTAGAACCACTACTATATCTAGAAACCTGTTTATCGGCACAACTCACTATGCAATCACACTTGATGCAAGTTCTACAAACAACACGATTGCTGAAAACGCATTTTTGCTCAATCACTATGGTATGACACAGTGCTCTGATAACGGTGTAAAAAATAATTGGTACATTGGCACTCGTGGGAACTTCTGGGACGACTGGACGTCCCTGGATGCAAACAATGACACGATAGTAGATTTTCCTTATCCTATTGACGGGCAAAGTGGTTCCTATGACAATTATCCCCTTGCAATAAACCCTATTCCCCAGACACTTTCAGTAACGTGGTACATTTCTTCGCAGGAAATTTACACAAATGAGTATGTTTCCTTCACAATTTATGTATCCTGTTTTGAAATTGGTATTCCAAATGCGTACGTTGAATTCTTCCCGACACTTGGCAATGTAACAGCTCTGAGCTACACAGATGAGAATGGTGCACTATCTGGTACTTATACAAGTGGGAATGAGCCAGGCATCGAAAATATATCTGTAAAAATTCTACGCCCAGGCTTCGTGACAAAAACGATTGGAATTCCAATAAACATCCTTGAATATCCACACCTCCAGATAAATCTTTTCCCTGAAGCTTATGCTCTCTACGGAGGAGAAAACACCACTGTGGTTGTTGTAGTCCACTCTAGTGAGAAACCTGTTGGAGAGGCGATACTCTTCTTTACAGTGGAACCCTATGCCATGCTCTCGGAAAGTGTAAAGACCACTGATGTTAATGGAACCACAACAATTGTAATCAGCTTTCCAACTGTGGAGAACCAGACAGTCTTCAGAGTGCATGTGAATGCGACAAAAACAGGCTTTGCTGATGGATCTGGCTGGTGTGATATAACCGTTAACCCATTAAAAACTCTTGAGGTAAATATTTCATGTGTTGATAAAGCACTGGCTAATACTTCTACTGACCTCACTATTATCGTAAAATCTGAAAACAACACTGTAACTGGAGTAAATATTTCACTAACATCCGACATGAACTGCAACTTTACGCCCTCATCAGGACTTACCGACCTCAACGGCAGGTTTATAAGCGTTATAAAAATACCCTCACTGGACTTCGAGACGAAAATAAAAATTTATGCACATGTACGGAAGCAAGGGTACTCAGATAGTTTTTCGGAATTTGAAATGATAGTGGGGAATCTGCCACAAAAACCAATGAACTTAACAGGGGAAGGTCTGAACGGAAAAGTTATTTTACGGTGGGAAGTATCAACTGGTGCAAAAGTGTATCATGTATACAGAAGTGACAAGCAAGGTGGAGAATACTCACTGATAGGAAACACGAGTGCTGAAGGATTTGAAGACACAAATGTGGTGAATGGACAAACCTATTTCTATAAGATATGCGCTGAAAATGATTTTGGTATTTCCGACTGGAGTAACGAAATCGGGGTTACACCACATGCACCTGGAAAAATTACACCTGGGTTTGAGACAATGCTGTGGGTAGTAGCCGTCATAGGAGTTTCTGCATTGTTCTATCTCAAAAGTAAAAGAAGATACAAACCCTAA